A single Pseudomonadota bacterium DNA region contains:
- a CDS encoding formamidopyrimidine-DNA glycosylase, producing the protein MPELPDITLYLECLAPRVLGETLQQVRLRSPFLLRTADPPLDAACGKRVVGLRRLGKRIVFELDGHVFAVLHLMIAGRLRWHEQGCAIKGKTSLAAFDFSSGTLLLTEASPKKRASLHLVRGEPALRAMNPGGLEVLDSGLEDSCEAVTRTNHTLKRALTDPRILSGIGNAYSDEILHAARLSPIKQTRTLTQEELAELHRAVQEVMRQWIGRLREDLPTSGFPEKVTAFRPGMAVHGRYGRPCPRCGGKVQRIVYAANETNYCPPCQTGGRLLADRSLSRLLKKDWPRTLAELEEQMASKRA; encoded by the coding sequence ATGCCGGAGCTACCCGATATCACCCTGTATCTAGAATGCCTGGCGCCCCGGGTGCTGGGGGAAACGTTGCAGCAGGTCCGCCTGCGCAGTCCGTTTCTCTTGCGCACAGCCGACCCACCGCTCGACGCCGCGTGCGGCAAGCGGGTCGTGGGCCTGCGTCGCCTGGGCAAGCGCATCGTGTTCGAGCTCGACGGCCACGTCTTTGCCGTGCTACATCTCATGATCGCCGGTCGGCTCCGCTGGCATGAACAAGGCTGTGCGATCAAGGGCAAGACCAGCCTTGCAGCGTTCGATTTCTCGTCCGGCACGTTGCTGCTCACCGAGGCGAGCCCGAAGAAGCGTGCCTCGCTGCATCTAGTTCGAGGCGAGCCGGCCCTTCGCGCCATGAATCCAGGCGGTCTCGAGGTGCTGGACAGCGGTCTCGAGGACTCTTGTGAGGCGGTTACGCGCACAAACCACACGCTGAAACGGGCGCTCACCGATCCCCGGATTCTCAGCGGTATTGGCAATGCCTATTCGGACGAGATCCTGCACGCTGCACGCCTTTCTCCCATCAAGCAGACCAGGACCCTTACCCAAGAGGAGCTTGCGGAGCTCCATCGTGCCGTGCAGGAGGTCATGCGTCAGTGGATCGGTCGACTGCGGGAGGATCTGCCAACCTCCGGTTTTCCGGAGAAGGTCACCGCGTTTCGGCCCGGCATGGCCGTGCACGGCCGATACGGTAGGCCTTGTCCACGTTGTGGTGGCAAAGTGCAGCGTATCGTCTATGCCGCAAACGAGACCAACTACTGTCCCCCGTGTCAAACCGGTGGCAGGCTGCTCGCGGACCGTTCGCTTTCTCGTCTCCTGAAGAAGGACTGGCCACGCACGCTTGCCGAATTGGAGGAACAAATGGCCAGCAAGCGCGCATGA